The Proteiniphilum propionicum genome contains the following window.
CTTTTAATCGTACTATCGTAGAATTGAAATGGTGTTTGACCCGATCACTGGTGCCGGAGAGGACGACTTTTAATCGTACTATCGTAGAATTGAAATGTTAAATGCACGAATTGTGGATGGGAGGGTGTAATACTTTTAATCGTACTATCGTAGAATTGAAATAAACCGACGGGCATATGAGTTACAACTCATTAAAAGCTTTTAATCGTACTATCGTAGAATTGAAATGTTGAAACCCGATACGAACTTTCTAAACTCGAAAGCTTTTAATCGTACTATCGTAGAATTGAAATGACTAAGTTCACATACAAAAGGAATGGCTGTAGATCTTTTAATCGTACTATCGTAGAATTGAAATTTGTTCGGAAGCTTTAAAATGCAATTGGATTTGTTCTTTTAATCGTACTATCGTAGAATTGAAATGTGATCGGGTCAAACACCAGGCTCATTTCGCCAAACCTTTTAATCGTACTATCGTAGAATTGAAATTACAACATACCATTAGCATATAGTACGGCTGATTCTTTTAATCGTACTATCGTAGAATTGAAATGCACTTTAACAGCTGCAACAACAAATGGTGTTACACTTTTAATCGTACTATCGTAGAATTGAAATTGCTATAGATGGTCACGGATATAGCGGGTTTGAAGCTTTTAATCGTACTATCGTAGAATTGAAATCCCAAATAACCCGTATTTTTTGATCACGTATCTTCTTTTAATCGTACTATCGTAGAATTGAAATTCCACAGAAGTGCTTCCGCTTGCGCTTCGGTTATCCTTTTAATCGTACTATCGTAGAATTGAAATGAAATTACCCGATCCGACGTTGAACGTGAAGGACACCACTTTTAATCGTACTATCGTAGAATTGAAATCTCGAAAGTTGATGCAGAAGAATTTCCATCTACATCTTTTAATCGTACTATCGTAGAATTGAAATCCTTGAATCGAGCGAATTTGGGCATACCCGGCAAGATCTTTTAATCGTACTATCGTAGAATTGAAATCCGCTGCCGCTCCCCCGGAAGCCGCTACCTTCGCGTCTTTTAATCGTACTATCGTAGAATTGAAATACTGAAAGAAATAACGTAAACACTAAATTCAACGACTTTTAATCGTACTATCGTAGAATTGAAATTCGGGAAGGCCGCGCAGCTGCTCGGCATCCACCGGACTTTTAATCGTACTATCGTAGAATTGAAATATTTGAAAGGCTGAAGAAGTTTCAGACGGGAATGTACTTTTAATCGTACTATCGTAGAATTGAAATTCTCGTCTATCTGTATAGATTAGTGGTGCTGTATCTCTTTTAATCGTACTATCGTAGAATTGAAATGCTCAACAAATTGCTTAGCCTCTTCGATTCGTGTCCTTTTAATCGTACTATCGTAGAATTGAAATTGGGAAAAGGAACAAATCGAAAAGGACGCTTTGGACTTTTAATCGTACTATCGTAGAATTGAAATACGTGGAGAACACGTAAAAGCGGGTAAAGGTACTCTCTTTTAATCGTACTATCGTAGAATTGAAATGCTTGAATCGTTACCGTATAAGCAACGAAAAAAATACTTTTAATCGTACTATCGTAGAATTGAAATCCCGGGAAAACGAAATTCACCCCTGTGAGTATATGACTTTTAATCGTACTATCGTAGAATTGAAATGTTCTTCGACCACGCACCCAACTGAGCCCTCTATTCCTTTTAATCGTACTATCGTAGAATTGAAATAACGGTTTCTCCCCGGTTCGATTCCGGGGCGGGAGCTTTTAATCGTACTATCGTAGAATTGAAATGGTGGAGAGTGCACCCGACCGGCACACGATGCTGTTCTTTTAATCGTACTATCGTAGAATTGAAATCTCAGAATTGCATAATGCGAAGCTCCGAAAAAATCACTTTTAATCGTACTATCGTAGAATTGAAATGCGAAAAATTTGTTTTATATTGCCGATTTGATAATCTTTTAATCGTACTATCGTAGAATTGAAATGGTGATGGAAGTTACGACATTGGTAATTCCTGATGCTTTTAATCGTACTATCGTAGAATTGAAATGCACAATACAGGGTGGTTGGCGGTAAAAGGAAATGTCTTTTAATCGTACTATCGTAGAATTGAAATGAAATCTTCTTACTGCCAATGTTGCCACTGCATTCTTTTAATCGTACTATCGTAGAATTGAAATATATGACGAGAGGATCAAAAATATTGAAGGGTATCCTTTTAATCGTACTATCGTAGAATTGAAATTTGATACACGTGCGCAGTACCTACCGCCTGTCCGCTTTTAATCGTACTATCGTAGAATTGAAATTAATTTATTTAATTTTAAATCCGTTATGCTCTTCTCTTTTAATCGTACTATCGTAGAATTGAAATCATATTAATATTCTCGTGAGTACATAAGGTGCCAACCTTTTAATCGTACTATCGTAGAATTGAAATTTCTACAACGACACAAAAAGCCGACTTACTTCATTCTTTTAATCGTACTATCGTAGAATTGAAATCCAATTCACCACGGCATTTAGGGCATCCAAACCATTCCTTTTAATCGTACTATCGTAGAATTGAAATTTATGCACCAACAATGCCATTATCATCCATATCTTTCTTTTAATCGTACTATCGTAGAATTGAAATGTATGTTCTACCTGTATGCCGCTATCTGTAATGTACTTTTAATCGTACTATCGTAGAATTGAAATGCCTATACGTTCACGCTCATTCATAGTGTGTACACTTCTTTTAATCGTACTATCGTAGAATTGAAATGCAGAACTACCTTTCGAGGTAGTTTCTGCTGATGTGACTTTTAATCGTACTATCGTAGAATTGAAATTACCATAGAACTTCAATTAAGAAAAATCAATGAGTCTTTTAATCGTACTATCGTAGAATTGAAATTTTGCACTAGTCAAAGAGCAAAACGGTTGGTTCATAGCTTTTAATCGTACTATCGTAGAATTGAAATGTGACTGAAGTAGCAACGGCAGTTATGGCGGTAGTAACTTTTAATCGTACTATCGTAGAATTGAAATTGTTGTAGTAACTGTTTGATCTATTCGCTTCTGAAGCTTTTAATCGTACTATCGTAGAATTGAAATGCCAGTGTAGCCAGTGGTTCATTGTCTGTTGCTGACTTTTAATCGTACTATCGTAGAATTGAAATAGATAAGCTAATAGACTGCTCTGAGATAATTGTAGTCTTTTAATCGTACTATCGTAGAATTGAAATGGATTTACCAACGTGGAAAATGCACGGCATTGAAATCTTTTAATCGTACTATCGTAGAATTGAAATGCCTATGATATTAGGACAGACAGATTCGAGATAGGACTTTTAATCGTACTATCGTAGAATTGAAATCTTTTAAAAAAAAAGCAACGAAAATGGAACCAGTAACTTTTAATCGTACTATCGTAGAATTGAAATACAGTAGGACCACTGTTCGGCTCATTCAAGCTGCACTTTTAATCGTACTATCGTAGAATTGAAATAATTAAAGTTAACGAAGCCCAAGCGAACAAACTTAACTTTTAATCGTACTATCGTAGAATTGAAATTCCAGTCCGACAAAATCAGAGACATCGAGAACGTTCTTTTAATCGTACTATCGTAGAATTGAAATAAATGAAATGTAGCCTGAACCTGTATTTTTTAATATTCTTTTAATCGTACTATCGTAGAATTGAAATTTATCCAGTTCGCCGAAACTGACACATTGAACCTCCCTTTTAATCGTACTATCGTAGAATTGAAATGCGACTGGAGAAGCGGGAAAAATCTATGTAACGACTTTTAATCGTACTATCGTAGAATTGAAATGATTTTGCAAATCCAACACTCCCCGCAACTGGTGACTTTTAATCGTACTATCGTAGAATTGAAATCATCATCGAGTTCGTTAGCCTTCTTCGTGCTTACGTCTTTTAATCGTACTATCGTAGAATTGAAATCGGTGTACGTTCCTCCGCTCTCATCCATCATGAGACGCTTTTAATCGTACTATCGTAGAATTGAAATGCATCAGGATCCTGCCACGCCGTTATAAAAAGCATAACCTTTTAATCGTACTATCGTAGAATTGAAATGCCTGCTCCATGCGGATCAGTTCCTCACGAGCCTGCTTTTAATCGTACTATCGTAGAATTGAAATACCTGCCGGAATCGTTCAAAAAGCAGAAGATCGAACTTTTAATCGTACTATCGTAGAATTGAAATTTTGTTGACTTCCGACTTTCTGCGCAAGTTCCTTCTTTTAATCGTACTATCGTAGAATTGAAATGCAAAGGCACGGCGTAATTACCTGTCGGCACAGGAACTTTTAATCGTACTATCGTAGAATTGAAATATAACACTGAATATAAACGGAACCATCGGCGCTCCGCTTTTAATCGTACTATCGTAGAATTGAAATTCGGGTAGTGGAATATTTAAATTGGAGAAATGAAACTTTTAATCGTACTATCGTAGAATTGAAATAGTCCCTTGTTATACTTACCTGATCGTCTCTTGAAAGACTTTTAATCGTACTATCGTAGAATTGAAATGCGTATCCACAAGGCAATAGCATAATCTGTAATGATCTTTTAATCGTACTATCGTAGAATTGAAATCATGGAAGAATGGCATATATAATAAACATTTATCGACTTTTAATCGTACTATCGTAGAATTGAAATTTTCGCTGATAAATTGACACGTTTGTCCATCATCGCTTTTAATCGTACTATCGTAGAATTGAAATAACCCGAAGAGGACTGGCAAGAGTGGTACAACTCGTTCTTTTAATCGTACTATCGTAGAATTGAAATACCTTACCGCTTGTTTTTGCGAAATTGACGGCTCGTTCTTTTAATCGTACTATCGTAGAATTGAAATTCGTGTTGGCGTTTTTTACTATCGTCTCGAAATTCTTTTAATCGTACTATCGTAGAATTGAAATTTGGGCAACACGACTAAATATCTGCTTGTGTCCACTTTTAATCGTACTATCGTAGAATTGAAATCTCGTTTAGGAACTTGCGTGCCAAAATTGTATCCCATCTTTTAATCGTACTATCGTAGAATTGAAATAGTTGTTGACATTAGAAAGGAATAGACCCGACATTCTTTTAATCGTACTATCGTAGAATTGAAATCTGTGAGAGATTCTTTCAAAGGTAACTCCTGAATAGTCTTTTAATCGTACTATCGTAGAATTGAAATAATCTATTGAAATAAGTAAAAGCATATTGTATAGTTCTTTTAATCGTACTATCGTAGAATTGAAATCTTGACAAATTCTTTATACCAATTATCTTTGTGAGCAACTTTTAATCGTACTATCGTAGAATTGAAATGGGAGATTCTGGCACCTTATCCACAATGGGTGAAAGCTTTTAATCGTACTATCGTAGAATTGAAATGTCAATTACGATTATTCGTTGGGATTGTCAGGGTGCTTTTAATCGTACTATCGTAGAATTGAAATGAGGCAATTTTATTGCTTCAAGGTTTTGAGTGTGTCTTTTAATCGTACTATCGTAGAATTGAAATCTCAAACAACAGCGGACGAAGCATCAAGTATCGCCCTTTTAATCGTACTATCGTAGAATTGAAATTAATTACGACTATGTGTATCGTGCAGTTTGTGAACTTTTAATCGTACTATCGTAGAATTGAAATCAACATTAAAATTCACGACACAGACCGCAGATCTGTCTTTTAATCGTACTATCGTAGAATTGAAATGTTAACCGTTAACTGGGAGGACAACAAGGTTGCAATCTTTTAATCGTACTATCGTAGAATTGAAATGCATTGCCAAAAGATTTTTATACGCTTTTAATCGACTTTTAATCGTACTATCGTAGAATTGAAATACAAGTTCAAAACGCAAACGAAACGCAACGAGAACCTTTTAATCGTACTATCGTAGAATTGAAATTCCAATCAATTACGCAATATTTGTCAGAAAGAAGTTCTTTTAATCGTACTATCGTAGAATTGAAATTCAATCATTTGAAGGCTGAATGCGTTTAACAAAAACTTTTAATCGTACTATCGTAGAATTGAAATGTTCACGGCTGACTTCCGTGAATCTTACTGTTGTCTTTTAATCGTACTATCGTAGAATTGAAATACAGGGGTAAGTTCAACAGAAGAGGAAAAGACCGAACTTTTAATCGTACTATCGTAGAATTGAAATACAAATTACATAGTAGTTAGGATTGACGTTTGATAACTTTTAATCGTACTATCGTAGAATTGAAATCACACAAACCACGTTTTACTAAACTTTCGGCTCGTTCTTTTAATCGTACTATCGTAGAATTGAAATTTCGTAAAGGAGATGGAAAAGATGCTGCCCGAAGCTTTTAATCGTACTATCGTAGAATTGAAATCCCGTTTTTGTGATGATTGGGGTAAAACCACATTTCTTTTAATCGTACTATCGTAGAATTGAAATGTTGACTATTTGCGAAAAATTGAAAACATTTATCCTGCTTTTAATCGTACTATCGTAGAATTGAAATTGAAAAACTTGTTGCCGTTTGCGTTGATATAATCACTTTTAATCGTACTATCGTAGAATTGAAATCCACTTGCACCTGCCGAGATACCTCCGATGCTTTCTTTTAATCGTACTATCGTAGAATTGAAATGCAGACAATGAAATTGTTGGCATGTTCGATGATTTCTTTTAATCGTACTATCGTAGAATTGAAATTCACAACAAGGATTGAATAATCAATTAAAAAAAACGCTTTTAATCGTACTATCGTAGAATTGAAATTGTATATTGAGGTTCAAGCACACTCATAATAACAGCCTTTTAATCGTACTATCGTAGAATTGAAATTTTTCAGGTGGGTACAAAAAAAGCGGGGAGATTCCTTTTAATCGTACTATCGTAGAATTGAAATATGCCACCGTTACACTTAACCTGTTTTTTCTGAAACTTTTAATCGTACTATCGTAGAATTGAAATCACGCTCAAAGTTGTTACATGCACGTGCTCGCTATCTTTTAATCGTACTATCGTAGAATTGAAATCCACGTTGGCGTTAATATCGAGGGTTGTAACGCTTCTTTTAATCGTACTATCGTAGAATTGAAATGATTCAGAAGGAACGTCTTGTCGTTTTCCAGAACAGACTTTTAATCGTACTATCGTAGAATTGAAATCGGGGTATGGAATGGAGTCAATCCTTACTATACTTACTTTTAATCGTACTATCGTAGAATTGAAATAGTAACCTCCGATATACTCTCAGCTTCTGCGTGTTCTTTTAATCGTACTATCGTAGAATTGAAATATGGCCTCGTATTCGTCACGCTGCACGGGGCGGGCTTTTAATCGTACTATCGTAGAATTGAAATGAAAAACTTTCTCGACGCTACAACAGACGAGGCGAGACTTTTAATCGTACTATCGTAGAATTGAAATTTATTACCTCCAATTATAAAGTAATCCATAATTTATCTTTTAATCGTACTATCGTAGAATTGAAATTCTGATACCTGTATAGATATTTACCTTATTGTATCTCTTTTAATCGTACTATCGTAGAATTGAAATTGGTGTCGGAGAATAACGAGGAGGTGTTTACTATTACTTTTAATCGTACTATCGTAGAATTGAAATGATTCAGAAGGAACGTCTTGTCGTTTTCCAGAACAGACTTTTAATCGTACTATCGTAGAATTGAAATAATACTCATCTATATCCTGATCATCAGGTATAGTTCTTTTAATCGTACTATCGTAGAATTGAAATTTTGATAGTGTGCCATCCGCTCTTGTTTGTGAATACTTTTAATCGTACTATCGTAGAATTGAAATTCAGTAGAATCAATAATAGCATTTGATCCACTTTCTCCTTTTAATCGTACTATCGTAGAATTGAAATCATATCTGCTATTGAAGTATACAAGAAAACTAAATCTTTTAATCGTACTATCGTAGAATTGAAATAGCCCAGATGCGCCCAGTATTTTTGAGTTAACACACCTTTTAATCGTACTATCGTAGAATTGAAATGTGATGCCATTATAGGGATCATGTGACATCTACAGTCTTTTAATCGTACTATCGTAGAATTGAAATAGATTTTTTGCATCATCAAGAACCTGTTCTGCATTACTTTTAATCGTACTATCGTAGAATTGAAATTCAATCATTTGCACTTCAACTCTTATATTCTGATCACTTTTAATCGTACTATCGTAGAATTGAAATCACACAAACCACGTTTTACTAAACTTTCGGCTCGTTCTTTTAATCGTACTATCGTAGAATTGAAATCGAAAAGACTAGAAAGGGTTGCTCCATACCCCGCAACTTTTAATCGTACTATCGTAGAATTGAAATTTTGAAAACCCGGAGGCGTATATGGTTTGTATGGTCTTTTAATCGTACTATCGTAGAATTGAAATAAATAAGTGGTCTTTGAAATATTGCACTAAATAAACTTTTAATCGTACTATCGTAGAATTGAAATATCCCGCTAACCGAAGAAATCCTCTTGAAGTGTGGGCTTTTAATCGTACTATCGTAGAATTGAAATAAGGTCAACAGCGTCGGGATGGTCAGGGAAATATTCTTTTAATCGTACTATCGTAGAATTGAAATTGACCGTGATAGGCAACATCAGCCGCACCGTGGAGGTCTTTTAATCGTACTATCGTAGAATTGAAATGACAAATAAGAGATTTAGCAAAAGACTTAATGTGACTTTTAATCGTACTATCGTAGAATTGAAATCCCATCCGGATAGTTACATAATTATTTTCATATTCACTTTTAATCGTACTATCGTAGAATTGAAATCTACACGTTAACGGTACTGAAAAGAAAAAAGAGGTCCTTTTAATCGTACTATCGTAGAATTGAAATAATAGCAGCTGATCGATGTCGAGGACACGTATCAGGCTTTTAATCGTACTATCGTAGAATTGAAATTCTGGTATGCTGGCATCACAAGCAAGAGGATTTGCAACTTTTAATCGTACTATCGTAGAATTGAAATCAGGCTGACGTAAAGAAACGTCTCGATGACTTCCTCGACTTTTAATCGTACTATCGTAGAATTGAAATCCAGTCCACGAAGCGCCAGCTTCTGAGCCTTTGTCTTTTAATCGTACTATCGTAGAATTGAAATAAAGCAAAGGTTACCGCATGCTCTTCAAACACACAACTTTTAATCGTACTATCGTAGAATTGAAATTGTTACCGCCTGATCGCATGTTACGTGTTTTGGTTTCTTTTAATCGTACTATCGTAGAATTGAAATTACAAAAGGCAGTCGGTGGAACGATAAACCTTTACACTTTTAATCGTACTATCGTAGAATTGAAATTGACATCGGCATAGACATCATCCATGGCGGCTGCACTTTTAATCGTACTATCGTAGAATTGAAATTCGACATAGCGTCCGTGATGCATAATACCAAGATCGCTTTTAATCGTACTATCGTAGAATTGAAATGCTCGTGCCGATATTGACGATTATACCCGCAAAACTTTTAATCGTACTATCGTAGAATTGAAATTACCTTGGCTTACTTCGCCAGTATAATGAGTATAATACTTTTAATCGTACTATCGTAGAATTGAAATGTATCATGCGGTCCGGCAAACCGGTGTAATATTGCGACTTTTAATCGTACTATCGTAGAATTGAAATATTTAAAACGTCAAGGAGTGAAAGCTGGTGTATCACTTTTAATCGTACTATCGTAGAATTGAAATAAAATTAAAGAAATAAAGACAAGAAAGGTTTCAGCTTTTAATCGTACTATCGTAGAATTGAAATGAATGTAGGTCACGCAATCATCGATGTTCTTTTCATTCTTTTAATCGTACTGTAAGCATTCGGTGTATACCGTCAAATTTTATTTTTTGAACATTTCTATATTTGCCCACAAAAAAAGATGTGGACATTAAAACAGTTTGAAACAATTTTTGATCGCTATCACTCCAGCGGCCTTAGTTTGAAAGATTTTTGTCAAAACGAATGTATTCTGGAGTCCAAGTTTTTTTATTAGCAAAGGAAATTACGGGAATACAATAAGCGTAAAGAGCAACCGTCCGACTTTGTACCAATAGTTTTCTCCGGCCCAAATCAGCCGTTACCGGTAAAAAAGACAGTTCAGCAAAAAACATTTCAGGAGCATGTTGACCCCACCGCAGGTAATGTTCTGGAAGTAGTCTATCCCAATGGCGTTAAAGTGCGTGTTCCCATGGGAACTGATCCAACTCAACTTCGTTCACTGATCCTTTTAATCCAATAATCCATGTTCAATCTGAACGATTCGATGCGTTACTGGCTCTATTCATTTCCAACTGATATGCGAAAAGGGTTTTACACATTAAGCGGTCTGGTCACAGATCAGATGGGACAGGATGTACACAGCGGAGACGTATTCATTTTTCTGAACCGTCAATGCACGAGTTTGAAAGCCTTGCACATGGAACATGGCGGTTTGGTAATTTATTATCTGAAGCTTGAAAAAGGTAATTTTTCATTACCTTCTTTTGATGAAAATGGAAAGGTTTATCCCTTTTCCTGGCAGAAACTCATGTTGATGGTACAGGGGATAGAAACAGGGAAATGTAAATATAAAAAACGCTGGAAAGGCGCATAAATAAACGATTTAGCTTCATTTTTACTTGCATATGTTGTACCGTTTTTGTATCTTTACTCTCGCTATCCGATCAAGAAAAAGATGCAAGAAAACAAAGAAAATCCGAACGAACTTTTAGAACTCCTGCTGGAGAAGTGCGACCGTTTATATCAGGAGAACATGCTTCTGAAGGGTAAGCTTGAAGACCGTACGGATGTGGATGCATTAAAATCCTCCTATGAACAAACCATATCATTGAAAGATGAAAAGATCCTCAAGCTGGAGGATGAGGTTGCTTACCTCAGACGCAGGATATGGGGCAAATCCAGTGAACGCTTTATCAAGGAAGATCCACAGCAGCGACGCATCGATTTTGAAGGACTTGATCTGTTACCTGAAGAACAGGAACTGGCAGAAGCAGCCAAAGCGGAAATAGAGGCCTTCAGGGAAAGACGCGTGAAGGAACAGGTGAAACGCAAACCGGTTCGCAAACCTTTACCCGAAGACCTGCCTCGTGTAGAGGAGCACCTTTACCCCGCTGAAATAAGTGACAACAAAAATGCATGGACCGAGCTGGAGCCAGAGATCACCGAAGTACTGGAGTATGAACCCGCGAAATGTTATGTCAGAAGGATTGTACGTCACAAATATGTTTTAAAAAACAAACTGTCCCGGGAGTCTTCTCCCATTGTTACCGCATCACTCCCTACCAGATACCAGCCTATTGCACGCAGTTATGCCGGAGGTACGCTCCTGGCGGAACTGATGATAAACAAGTATGTGAATCACCTGCCCTTTTACCGCCAGATACAGATGATGAAACAGATGGGAGTCAATCTGCCACCACCCACGGTAAACGACTGGTTCAAGGATACGGCCGATCTGCTAAGGCCTCTTTATTACAGACTGAAAGAACTGGTTCTTGCCACCGATTACATCCAGGTGGATGAGACAACCGTGCCGGTCATACATAACGAGAAGCATAAAACTGTCAACGGATACATGTGGATGGTACGCTCAGTCATGGACAAGCAACTCTTCTTCCATTATGATCATGGCTCCAGGGCACAAAAAGTAGCATTATCTCTTTTAATGGACTTCCGTGGTGCCATGCAGACCGACGGGTATGGCGTGTATCAAATGTACGAGTACAAAAAAGGCGTACTGCCACTGGGATGTTGGGCCCACGCAAGGCGAAAGTTTAAAGAGTCGCTTAAAAATGACAGATCCAGGGCAGAATATGCTCTTGAACAGATAGGTCTCCTCTACGAGGTGGAAAGGGAAGCTGATGATAAAAACCTTTCTTGTGAAGAAAGGGCCAAACTTCGTGAAAGTCATGCTTACCCCATCATGGTTGCCTTTGAAAAGTGGCTGGCTATAGAATATCGCAAAGTATTACCAAAAAGTCCGATAGGCAAGGCAATAAAATATTGTTATGACATCTATCACCGGCTAAGCCGGTATCATCTGGATGGCCGGTACCGCATAGACAACAATCTTGCGGAGAATAGCCTGAGAGGTTTGGCACTGGGAAGAAAAAACTACCTTTTTTGTGGTAACCATGACGCTGCGGAAGATGCTGCAGTTATTTACTCCTTGCTTGGTTGCTGTAAGGCTGCGGATGTCAACTTCCGGGACTGGATGGTTTACGTTCTTGGTCATATACACGATTACGACGAAGATTATACGTTGGATCTGGCTGAACTGCTACCTTCAAACTGGCTGCTAAAAAAATCCTGGAAACTCCAAATCGACTCTGAATGTTTTGCAAGTTTTTGAAAGAAAATATTCAAAAACTATAAAACCTTGCAATAAAACACGGACTTTACCGAATGCTTACATCGTACTATCGTAGAATTGAAATCTCAATAAACTTTTCTGATTGTTTTCCAAGGTTGTTGCTTTTAATCGTACTATCGTAGAATTGAAATGCTACAACCCGCACACTCATGATGAAAGACTATGCCT
Protein-coding sequences here:
- the tnpB gene encoding IS66 family insertion sequence element accessory protein TnpB (TnpB, as the term is used for proteins encoded by IS66 family insertion elements, is considered an accessory protein, since TnpC, encoded by a neighboring gene, is a DDE family transposase.) produces the protein MFNLNDSMRYWLYSFPTDMRKGFYTLSGLVTDQMGQDVHSGDVFIFLNRQCTSLKALHMEHGGLVIYYLKLEKGNFSLPSFDENGKVYPFSWQKLMLMVQGIETGKCKYKKRWKGA
- the tnpC gene encoding IS66 family transposase; this encodes MQENKENPNELLELLLEKCDRLYQENMLLKGKLEDRTDVDALKSSYEQTISLKDEKILKLEDEVAYLRRRIWGKSSERFIKEDPQQRRIDFEGLDLLPEEQELAEAAKAEIEAFRERRVKEQVKRKPVRKPLPEDLPRVEEHLYPAEISDNKNAWTELEPEITEVLEYEPAKCYVRRIVRHKYVLKNKLSRESSPIVTASLPTRYQPIARSYAGGTLLAELMINKYVNHLPFYRQIQMMKQMGVNLPPPTVNDWFKDTADLLRPLYYRLKELVLATDYIQVDETTVPVIHNEKHKTVNGYMWMVRSVMDKQLFFHYDHGSRAQKVALSLLMDFRGAMQTDGYGVYQMYEYKKGVLPLGCWAHARRKFKESLKNDRSRAEYALEQIGLLYEVEREADDKNLSCEERAKLRESHAYPIMVAFEKWLAIEYRKVLPKSPIGKAIKYCYDIYHRLSRYHLDGRYRIDNNLAENSLRGLALGRKNYLFCGNHDAAEDAAVIYSLLGCCKAADVNFRDWMVYVLGHIHDYDEDYTLDLAELLPSNWLLKKSWKLQIDSECFASF